One window of the Corynebacterium glutamicum ATCC 13032 genome contains the following:
- a CDS encoding thiamine-binding protein, protein MIVAFSVAPTVTDNPDAEMADAVTEAIRIVRASGLPNETNAMFTLIEGEWDEVMAVIKEATEAISRVSPRTSLVIKADIRPGHTGQLTRKVEAVEERLARD, encoded by the coding sequence ATGATTGTTGCTTTTTCTGTAGCCCCGACTGTTACTGATAATCCAGATGCTGAGATGGCCGATGCGGTCACGGAGGCGATTCGAATCGTCCGCGCATCGGGTCTGCCTAATGAAACTAACGCGATGTTCACGCTCATTGAGGGGGAGTGGGATGAGGTGATGGCGGTGATTAAGGAGGCCACTGAGGCGATCTCTAGGGTATCTCCGCGTACATCGTTGGTAATTAAGGCTGATATTCGTCCGGGACACACTGGCCAATTGACGAGGAAGGTGGAGGCGGTGGAGGAACGCCTAGCTAGGGATTAG
- a CDS encoding thioredoxin family protein produces the protein MTSPHNFVSGAIDLGEVKARADARQKAHEQGPVTQGIASSLDVTMENLENEVLRRSTQVPVIVLVGTPRSPDSEQLKSDLTTLAAESGRKFIFGYVNADTDADVAQVFGVQGLPSVIAVAAGRPLADFQGGQPADALKQWTDQVVQAVGGQLEGLPEEATDGEQEDAPVEDPRFDAATDALNRGAFDEAIAVYESILAQEPNNADAKQARDTAKLLGRLATVDPSVDVVAAADADPTNVDLAYTAADAAVVAGDPEAAFDRLIALLTISAGDQKNQVKERLLELFGMFETADPRVLQARGKMASALF, from the coding sequence GTGACGTCCCCGCATAATTTTGTCAGTGGTGCTATTGATCTGGGTGAGGTGAAAGCGCGTGCGGATGCGCGCCAGAAGGCCCATGAGCAGGGGCCGGTAACTCAGGGCATTGCTAGTTCCCTTGATGTGACCATGGAGAACCTGGAGAATGAGGTGCTGCGTCGTTCCACGCAGGTTCCGGTGATTGTTCTCGTGGGTACCCCGCGCAGCCCTGATTCGGAGCAGTTGAAGTCGGATCTGACCACGCTTGCTGCTGAAAGTGGCAGGAAGTTCATTTTCGGTTATGTCAATGCTGATACCGATGCTGATGTGGCCCAGGTGTTTGGGGTGCAGGGCTTGCCGTCGGTGATTGCTGTGGCAGCGGGACGCCCTCTGGCTGATTTCCAGGGCGGACAGCCAGCGGATGCACTAAAGCAGTGGACTGATCAGGTGGTTCAGGCTGTGGGTGGACAGCTGGAAGGACTGCCAGAGGAGGCCACAGACGGCGAACAAGAAGACGCTCCTGTGGAAGACCCCCGCTTCGATGCTGCCACTGATGCTCTAAACCGTGGCGCTTTCGATGAGGCGATTGCGGTTTATGAGTCCATTTTGGCGCAGGAGCCAAACAACGCTGATGCGAAGCAGGCACGCGATACCGCAAAGCTGTTGGGCCGGCTTGCCACGGTGGATCCTTCGGTGGATGTTGTCGCTGCTGCAGATGCTGATCCAACAAACGTTGATCTGGCCTACACAGCAGCTGACGCGGCTGTTGTTGCGGGTGATCCTGAGGCTGCCTTTGATCGTTTAATTGCTCTGCTGACCATCAGCGCTGGCGATCAGAAGAATCAGGTGAAGGAACGTTTGCTGGAGCTGTTTGGCATGTTTGAGACCGCCGATCCCCGTGTGCTGCAGGCGCGAGGAAAGATGGCCAGCGCGCTGTTCTAA
- the atpD gene encoding F0F1 ATP synthase subunit beta has protein sequence MTTALEEQNAQQAATAGRVVRVIGAVVDVEFPRGELPALYNALTVEVTLESVKKTVVLEVAQHLGDNLIRTIAMAPTDGLVRGAAVTDTARPISVPVGDVVKGHVFNALGDCLDDVSLNNNPEIERWGIHREPPSFDQLEGKTEILETGIKVIDLLTPYVKGGKIGLFGGAGVGKTVLIQEMITRIAREFSGTSVFAGVGERTREGTDLFLEMEEMGVLQDTALVFGQMDEPPGVRMRVALSGLTMAEYFRDVQNQDVLLFIDNIFRFTQAGSEVSTLLGRMPSAVGYQPTLADEMGVLQERITSTKGRSITSLQAVYVPADDYTDPAPATTFAHLDATTELDRSIASKGIYPAVNPLTSTSRILEPAIVGERHYEVSQRVIGILQKNKELQDIIAILGMDELSEEDKITVARARRIERFLGQNFFVAEKFTGLPGSYVPLTDTVDAFERICNGDFDHYPDQAFNGLGGLDDVEAAYKKLTGK, from the coding sequence ATGACTACAGCTCTTGAAGAGCAGAACGCACAGCAGGCAGCCACTGCCGGCCGTGTCGTGCGTGTCATTGGTGCGGTCGTCGACGTGGAGTTTCCCCGCGGCGAGCTGCCAGCACTGTACAACGCACTTACTGTAGAGGTAACCCTCGAATCAGTTAAGAAGACCGTTGTTCTCGAGGTTGCTCAGCACCTCGGCGACAACCTCATCCGCACCATCGCTATGGCACCAACCGACGGACTTGTCCGCGGTGCTGCTGTAACCGATACTGCACGCCCAATTTCCGTACCAGTGGGCGATGTTGTTAAGGGCCACGTATTCAACGCTTTGGGCGACTGCCTAGACGACGTTTCCCTGAACAACAACCCAGAGATCGAGCGTTGGGGCATCCACCGCGAGCCACCATCATTCGATCAGCTTGAGGGTAAGACCGAGATCCTGGAAACAGGCATCAAGGTTATCGACCTTCTCACCCCTTACGTTAAGGGTGGAAAGATCGGCCTCTTCGGTGGTGCAGGTGTGGGTAAGACCGTTCTTATCCAGGAAATGATCACCCGTATTGCACGTGAGTTCTCCGGTACTTCCGTGTTCGCAGGTGTTGGTGAGCGTACCCGTGAGGGCACCGACCTCTTCCTCGAAATGGAAGAAATGGGCGTTCTCCAGGACACCGCCCTGGTGTTCGGTCAGATGGATGAGCCACCAGGAGTCCGTATGCGCGTGGCTCTGTCCGGCCTGACCATGGCGGAGTACTTCCGCGATGTTCAGAACCAGGACGTGCTGCTGTTCATCGACAACATCTTCCGTTTCACCCAGGCAGGTTCTGAGGTTTCCACCCTTCTGGGTCGTATGCCTTCCGCCGTGGGTTACCAGCCAACCCTGGCTGACGAGATGGGTGTTCTCCAGGAGCGCATTACCTCCACCAAGGGCCGTTCGATTACCTCTCTGCAGGCCGTTTACGTTCCTGCCGATGACTACACCGACCCGGCTCCAGCGACCACCTTCGCTCACTTGGATGCAACCACCGAGCTTGACCGCTCCATTGCTTCCAAGGGTATTTACCCAGCAGTGAACCCACTGACCTCCACCTCTCGTATTCTCGAGCCAGCAATCGTTGGTGAGCGTCACTACGAGGTTTCTCAGCGTGTCATCGGCATTCTGCAGAAGAACAAGGAACTTCAGGACATCATCGCCATCCTTGGTATGGACGAGCTTTCTGAAGAGGACAAGATCACCGTTGCACGTGCGCGTCGCATCGAGCGCTTCCTGGGTCAGAACTTCTTCGTTGCAGAGAAGTTCACCGGTCTTCCTGGCTCCTACGTGCCACTGACCGACACCGTCGACGCTTTCGAGCGTATTTGCAACGGCGACTTCGACCACTACCCAGATCAGGCTTTCAACGGCCTCGGTGGTTTGGACGATGTCGAAGCTGCATACAAGAAGCTGACCGGAAAGTAA
- the glgB gene encoding 1,4-alpha-glucan branching protein GlgB: MTVDPASHITIPEADLARLRHCNHHDPHGFYGWHETEAGSVIRTRQVGATQVNLLIDDTSHVMTPIGDDIFAIDLGHRERADYRLEVTWPDQEPQVKADPYYFLPTVGEMDIYLFSEGRHERLWEILGANIKTYQTALGTVRGTAFTVWAPNAIGCAVVGGFNGWNASQHPMRSMGGSGLWELFIPGIEEGEVYKFAVQTREGQRRDKADPMARRAELAPATGSIVASSEYQWQDSEWLRERSQTDLASKPMSVYEVHLGSWRWGKNYEDLATELVDYVADLGYTHVEFLPVAEHPFGGSWGYQVTGYYAPTSRWGTPDQFRALVDAFHARGIGVIMDWVPAHFPKDDWALARFDGEALYEHPDWRRGEQKDWGTLVFDFGRNEVRNFLVANALYWIEEFHIDGLRVDAVASMLYLDYSREHGEWEPNIYGGRENLEAVQFLQEMNATVLRLHPGALTIAEESTSWPGVTAPTWDGGLGFSLKWNMGWMHDTLEYFSKNPVHRAFHHSELTFSLVYAFSERFVLPISHDEVVHGKGSLWDRMPGDTWNKAAGLRTFLAYMWSHPGKKLLFMGQEFGQREEWAEGQGLPWDIVDGWQGEYHEAIRTLTRSLNGVYSDSPALHTQDFTGEGFTWNKGDDATNNILAFTRFGSDGSQMLCVFNLSGTSQPEYQLGVAAGGEWKLVLNTDDAEFLGAENDIATSVQAAATPRDNFAYSLSLHVPAMSAQFYSLQK, translated from the coding sequence ATGACCGTTGACCCCGCGAGCCACATCACCATCCCTGAAGCAGATCTGGCCCGCCTGCGCCACTGCAACCATCACGATCCTCATGGATTTTATGGTTGGCATGAGACCGAAGCTGGTTCGGTTATCCGCACGCGCCAGGTCGGCGCGACGCAGGTTAATTTGCTTATCGACGACACCTCCCACGTCATGACCCCTATCGGCGACGACATTTTCGCAATTGACTTAGGTCACCGCGAGCGCGCTGACTATCGCTTGGAAGTCACCTGGCCTGATCAAGAACCGCAGGTCAAGGCTGATCCATACTACTTCCTCCCCACCGTAGGCGAGATGGATATTTACCTCTTCTCTGAGGGACGCCATGAGCGTTTGTGGGAGATTCTCGGTGCCAACATCAAGACCTACCAAACTGCGCTCGGAACAGTTCGTGGCACCGCATTTACTGTGTGGGCTCCAAACGCAATTGGCTGCGCAGTGGTCGGTGGCTTCAACGGTTGGAATGCATCCCAGCATCCGATGCGTTCTATGGGTGGTTCGGGTCTGTGGGAGCTGTTCATCCCAGGCATAGAGGAAGGCGAAGTGTACAAATTCGCCGTCCAAACCAGGGAAGGCCAACGTCGTGATAAGGCCGATCCGATGGCTCGTCGCGCAGAACTGGCGCCGGCAACCGGATCTATTGTCGCTTCCTCTGAGTACCAGTGGCAGGATTCCGAGTGGCTGCGCGAGCGTTCCCAAACTGATCTCGCATCCAAGCCAATGAGTGTCTACGAGGTCCACCTCGGTTCTTGGCGCTGGGGTAAGAACTATGAGGATTTGGCTACTGAGCTGGTTGATTACGTCGCAGATCTTGGCTACACCCACGTGGAATTCCTCCCTGTCGCAGAGCACCCCTTCGGTGGTTCCTGGGGTTACCAGGTCACCGGCTACTACGCACCGACCTCTCGTTGGGGTACTCCAGATCAGTTCCGTGCGCTAGTCGACGCTTTCCACGCCCGCGGTATTGGCGTGATCATGGACTGGGTTCCTGCCCACTTCCCTAAGGATGATTGGGCTCTTGCCCGCTTTGATGGCGAAGCCCTCTATGAACACCCTGACTGGAGGCGCGGCGAACAAAAGGATTGGGGCACCCTGGTCTTTGACTTCGGTCGCAACGAAGTCCGCAACTTCCTCGTCGCTAATGCGTTGTACTGGATTGAAGAATTCCACATCGATGGTCTGCGCGTCGACGCCGTGGCCTCCATGCTGTACCTCGATTACTCCCGTGAGCACGGCGAATGGGAACCAAACATCTACGGTGGTCGCGAGAACCTCGAGGCAGTGCAGTTCCTGCAGGAAATGAACGCCACGGTGCTGCGACTGCACCCTGGTGCGCTCACCATCGCTGAGGAATCAACTTCATGGCCTGGCGTGACCGCACCAACGTGGGACGGCGGCTTGGGATTCTCCCTCAAGTGGAACATGGGCTGGATGCACGACACCTTAGAGTACTTCTCCAAAAACCCTGTGCACCGCGCATTCCACCACAGTGAGCTCACTTTCTCCTTGGTGTACGCATTCTCTGAGCGTTTTGTACTTCCGATCTCTCACGATGAAGTCGTCCACGGCAAGGGTTCCCTGTGGGACCGTATGCCTGGCGATACGTGGAACAAGGCCGCTGGTCTTCGCACCTTCCTTGCGTACATGTGGTCACACCCAGGCAAGAAGCTGCTTTTCATGGGTCAGGAGTTTGGTCAGCGTGAAGAGTGGGCTGAAGGCCAGGGACTGCCATGGGATATTGTCGACGGCTGGCAAGGCGAGTACCACGAAGCCATCCGCACTCTGACCCGCTCCCTCAACGGTGTCTACTCAGACTCCCCTGCGCTGCACACTCAGGATTTCACCGGAGAAGGCTTCACATGGAATAAGGGCGACGACGCCACCAACAACATTTTGGCGTTCACTCGTTTCGGCAGCGACGGCTCCCAGATGCTGTGTGTATTCAACCTGTCTGGAACCTCCCAGCCTGAGTACCAGCTCGGTGTTGCAGCGGGTGGCGAATGGAAGCTCGTTCTCAACACTGATGATGCTGAATTCCTCGGTGCAGAAAACGATATCGCTACTTCCGTTCAAGCAGCAGCGACACCACGCGATAATTTCGCCTACTCACTCTCACTGCATGTCCCAGCGATGAGTGCTCAGTTCTACTCACTGCAGAAGTAG
- the nucS gene encoding endonuclease NucS translates to MRLVIARCSVDYVGRLEAHLPSADRLLMVKADGSVSIHADDRAYKPLNWMTPPCSLVETPITDEDGEATGESLWVVENKKGEQLRITVEEIHSEQNFDLGQDPGLVKDGVEDHLQELLAEHITTLGDGYTLIRREYPTAIGPVDILCRNSDGETVAVEIKRRGGIDGVEQLTRYLELLNRDELLKPVHGVFAAQEIKPQAKTLAEDRGIKCVTLDYQALRGIESNELTLF, encoded by the coding sequence ATGCGTTTAGTCATCGCCCGTTGCTCAGTTGATTATGTTGGCCGTTTGGAAGCTCATCTTCCGTCCGCCGATCGCCTTTTGATGGTTAAGGCGGATGGTTCTGTATCCATCCATGCCGATGACCGTGCCTATAAGCCACTGAACTGGATGACACCTCCATGTTCTTTAGTTGAAACTCCCATCACTGATGAAGATGGTGAAGCAACAGGGGAAAGCCTGTGGGTGGTGGAAAACAAAAAGGGCGAGCAGCTTCGAATTACTGTGGAAGAAATTCATTCGGAACAAAACTTCGATCTAGGCCAAGACCCAGGTTTGGTGAAAGACGGAGTGGAAGATCATCTCCAAGAGCTTCTTGCAGAGCACATCACTACGTTGGGTGATGGGTACACATTGATTCGTCGGGAGTATCCAACAGCTATTGGGCCTGTCGATATTTTGTGTCGCAACTCTGACGGCGAGACTGTCGCTGTGGAGATCAAGCGTCGTGGTGGCATCGACGGCGTTGAGCAGTTGACCAGGTATTTGGAATTGCTCAACCGTGATGAATTGCTCAAGCCTGTTCATGGAGTGTTTGCAGCCCAGGAGATTAAGCCTCAGGCAAAGACTCTCGCGGAGGATCGTGGCATCAAGTGCGTGACGTTGGATTATCAAGCGCTTCGTGGCATTGAGTCCAATGAGCTGACATTGTTCTAA
- the mce gene encoding methylmalonyl-CoA epimerase → MSTEQSLNIPHEYVICLDHVGIAVPDLEEAIEFYRSAFGWVNHHQEINEEQGISEAMIGPKDIKSTEGMIQLIAPLNEDSTIAKFLEKKGPGIQQMCLRTNNIDALSEHLRRQGVRLLYPEPKNGTGGARINFLHPKDAGGVLLEITQPQS, encoded by the coding sequence ATGTCTACCGAACAGTCTTTGAATATCCCCCACGAATACGTCATCTGCCTCGATCATGTTGGCATCGCCGTCCCTGACCTCGAGGAAGCCATCGAATTTTACCGTTCCGCATTCGGCTGGGTAAACCACCACCAAGAAATCAATGAGGAACAAGGCATTTCAGAGGCCATGATCGGCCCCAAAGACATTAAAAGCACAGAAGGCATGATTCAGCTCATCGCGCCGCTCAACGAGGACTCCACAATCGCCAAATTCCTCGAAAAGAAAGGTCCCGGCATCCAGCAAATGTGCCTGCGCACCAACAACATCGATGCGCTCTCCGAGCACCTGCGCCGCCAAGGCGTGCGCCTGCTCTACCCCGAACCCAAAAACGGCACCGGCGGTGCCCGCATCAACTTCCTGCACCCCAAAGACGCGGGCGGCGTGCTGCTCGAGATCACGCAGCCTCAAAGCTAA
- a CDS encoding ABC transporter ATP-binding protein, which yields MTATLSLKPAATVRGLRKSYGTKEVLQGIDLTINCGEVTALIGRSGSGKSTILRVLAGLSKEHSGSVEISGNPAVAFQEPRLLPWKTVLDNVTFGLNRTDISWSEAQERASALLAEVKLPDSDAAWPLTLSGGQAQRVSLARALISEPELLLLDEPFGALDALTRLTAQDLLLKTVNTRNLGVLLVTHDVSEAIALADHVLLLDDGAITHSLTVDIPGDRRTHPSFASYTAQLLEWLEITTPA from the coding sequence ATGACTGCCACATTGTCACTCAAACCCGCAGCCACTGTCCGTGGATTGCGCAAATCATACGGAACTAAAGAAGTCCTCCAAGGAATCGACCTCACCATCAACTGCGGCGAAGTAACCGCGCTGATCGGACGCTCAGGTTCAGGAAAATCCACCATCCTGCGCGTGTTGGCGGGCCTATCTAAAGAGCATTCCGGCTCTGTAGAAATTTCCGGAAACCCGGCCGTTGCCTTCCAAGAGCCTCGCCTGTTGCCGTGGAAAACGGTGCTCGATAATGTGACCTTTGGCCTCAACCGCACTGATATTTCCTGGTCAGAAGCACAAGAACGCGCCTCGGCACTGCTTGCAGAAGTCAAACTTCCCGACTCCGACGCCGCCTGGCCCCTCACGCTCTCCGGCGGCCAAGCCCAGCGCGTCTCCCTTGCGCGAGCGCTCATCTCCGAGCCAGAGCTTTTGCTTCTCGACGAACCCTTCGGCGCCCTCGATGCTCTGACAAGACTGACAGCCCAAGACCTGCTGCTCAAAACCGTGAACACCCGAAACTTGGGAGTTCTGCTGGTCACCCATGATGTTTCCGAGGCCATCGCCCTGGCCGACCACGTCCTTCTTCTTGACGACGGCGCCATCACACACAGTTTGACTGTAGATATCCCCGGCGATCGCCGCACCCACCCCTCCTTTGCCTCCTACACCGCTCAACTCCTTGAGTGGCTCGAAATCACCACACCTGCCTAG
- a CDS encoding ABC transporter permease, with product MTTTLTRPKIALPARIYSPLAVLVFWQLGSSLGAIPERILPAPTTILAASWEVATNGTLLDALLVSSQRVLLGFALGAVLGISLGVLTGMSRFADTAVDPLIQAARALPHLGLVPLFIIWFGIGELPKVLIISLGVLYPLYLNTASGFRQIDPKLLEAGHVMGFGFFQRLRTIIIPSAAPQLFVGLRQASAAAWLSLIVAEQVNAREGLGFLINNARDFYRTDLVIFGLIVYASLGLLSEALIRAWERHTFRYRNA from the coding sequence ATGACTACAACCTTGACTCGCCCCAAAATCGCGCTGCCCGCGCGCATCTATTCACCGCTTGCGGTGCTTGTTTTCTGGCAGCTCGGCTCGAGCCTGGGCGCCATCCCGGAGCGGATTCTGCCGGCACCAACCACGATCTTGGCCGCCAGCTGGGAGGTCGCCACAAATGGCACGCTTCTCGACGCCCTCCTCGTCTCAAGCCAACGCGTCCTTCTAGGCTTCGCCCTCGGTGCTGTCCTAGGCATTTCCCTAGGTGTATTGACAGGCATGTCCAGATTTGCAGACACCGCCGTTGATCCGCTCATTCAAGCTGCCCGCGCGCTGCCTCACCTGGGTCTTGTGCCGCTGTTTATCATCTGGTTCGGTATCGGTGAGCTGCCGAAAGTACTGATTATTAGCCTCGGCGTGCTGTATCCGCTGTACCTCAACACCGCCAGCGGGTTCAGGCAAATTGATCCAAAGCTTCTGGAAGCCGGCCACGTGATGGGCTTCGGATTTTTCCAGAGGTTGCGGACCATCATCATTCCTTCTGCCGCGCCGCAACTTTTTGTCGGCCTGCGCCAAGCAAGTGCGGCCGCCTGGCTCTCACTGATCGTGGCGGAACAGGTCAACGCCCGCGAAGGACTCGGCTTCCTCATCAACAATGCGCGCGATTTTTACCGCACCGACCTCGTTATTTTCGGCCTCATTGTCTACGCCAGCCTCGGTCTGCTGTCTGAAGCGCTGATCAGAGCTTGGGAACGTCACACCTTCCGCTACCGAAACGCATAA
- a CDS encoding DUF2550 domain-containing protein, producing the protein MEYLTWGLVIVAVSAVLLAAWRFFTLRSRGTTVILRELPQSGVHGWRHGSFRYNGNDLEYFKLRSLSPMADLILNRLSVTLLDRRDPAADEAVFMSQGLKILHIKSKNDQIELALDAHGEMAFTAWLEAAPDARAEHSLNPRDFNRFRASKDTRKNR; encoded by the coding sequence GTGGAATATTTGACCTGGGGTTTGGTGATTGTTGCAGTGTCGGCAGTTCTTCTTGCTGCCTGGCGGTTTTTCACCTTACGTTCTCGGGGAACCACTGTGATTCTGCGTGAGTTGCCACAAAGCGGTGTGCATGGCTGGCGCCATGGATCATTTCGCTACAACGGCAACGACTTGGAGTACTTCAAGCTGCGCTCTTTGTCTCCCATGGCTGACCTTATTTTGAACCGCCTTTCAGTAACTTTGCTTGATCGTAGAGATCCAGCTGCTGATGAGGCGGTTTTTATGTCTCAAGGCTTAAAAATTCTGCACATTAAATCCAAAAATGATCAGATTGAATTAGCTTTGGACGCCCACGGGGAGATGGCGTTTACTGCCTGGTTGGAAGCAGCACCAGATGCGCGGGCGGAGCATTCATTGAATCCACGTGATTTCAACCGCTTTCGAGCCAGCAAAGACACCCGCAAAAACCGCTAA
- a CDS encoding LLM class flavin-dependent oxidoreductase, with product MTLTFHWFLSTSGDSRGIIGGGHGAEKSGTSRELSHSYLKQLALAAETNGFESVLTPTGTWCEDAWITDASLIEATKRLKFLVALRPGQIGPTLSAQMASTFQRLSGNRLLINVVTGGEDAEQRAFGDFLNKEERYARTGEFLDIVSRLWRGETVTHHGEHLQVEQASLAHPPEIIPEILFGGSSPAAGEVAARYADTYLTWGETPDQVAQKINWINELAAQRGRELRHGIRFHVITRDTSEEAWVVAEKLISGVTPEQVAKAQAGFATSKSEGQRRMAELHSKGRAFTSGSTARDLEVYPNVWAGVGLLRGGAGTALVGSHEEVADRIEEYAALGLDQFVLSGYPNLEEAFHFGEGVIPELLRRGVDIKNQESRVLEPVG from the coding sequence ATGACATTAACTTTCCATTGGTTCCTATCCACTTCAGGCGATTCCCGCGGCATCATCGGCGGCGGTCACGGTGCAGAAAAATCCGGCACCTCCCGCGAATTGAGCCACAGCTACCTCAAGCAGTTGGCGCTAGCTGCCGAGACCAACGGTTTTGAATCTGTCCTGACACCAACGGGCACGTGGTGCGAAGATGCGTGGATTACTGACGCTTCTTTGATTGAGGCGACAAAACGCTTGAAGTTCCTCGTTGCGCTTCGCCCTGGGCAGATTGGACCTACGCTGTCTGCTCAAATGGCTTCTACTTTCCAGCGTCTGTCTGGCAACCGTTTGCTGATCAATGTGGTCACCGGTGGGGAAGATGCGGAGCAGCGTGCGTTTGGTGATTTCTTGAACAAGGAGGAGCGCTACGCCCGTACCGGAGAATTCTTGGATATCGTGAGCCGCTTGTGGCGAGGCGAAACCGTCACGCACCACGGTGAACACCTGCAGGTGGAGCAAGCTAGCCTTGCGCATCCGCCAGAGATTATTCCGGAGATTCTTTTTGGTGGATCGTCGCCAGCTGCAGGTGAGGTGGCTGCACGTTATGCGGACACCTATCTCACGTGGGGTGAAACTCCCGATCAGGTGGCGCAGAAAATCAACTGGATCAACGAGCTAGCAGCACAGCGCGGCCGGGAACTGCGCCATGGAATCCGCTTCCATGTGATCACCCGCGATACGTCTGAAGAAGCATGGGTGGTGGCAGAGAAGTTGATTAGCGGGGTCACTCCAGAACAGGTCGCTAAGGCTCAAGCCGGGTTTGCAACGTCTAAGTCGGAGGGGCAGCGCCGGATGGCTGAGCTGCACAGCAAGGGTCGTGCCTTTACTAGTGGCTCAACTGCTCGTGATCTGGAGGTGTATCCCAATGTGTGGGCAGGCGTCGGTTTGCTTCGCGGAGGTGCAGGAACAGCCCTTGTGGGCTCGCATGAAGAGGTCGCCGATCGCATCGAAGAATACGCAGCACTCGGCTTGGATCAGTTTGTACTGTCGGGTTATCCAAACTTGGAGGAGGCCTTCCACTTCGGTGAGGGTGTGATTCCGGAGCTGCTGCGCCGCGGTGTGGATATCAAAAATCAAGAATCACGAGTTTTGGAACCTGTTGGGTAA
- a CDS encoding F0F1 ATP synthase subunit epsilon, with the protein MAEITVELVSVERMLWAGQASIVTAQTTEGEIGVLPDHEPLLGQLVENGVVTIQPIDGEKLIAGVSDGFLSVSKEKVTILADFAVWANEVDTASAEADLNSDDELAKAHAEAGLRAVRRSSEGL; encoded by the coding sequence ATGGCTGAAATCACCGTTGAACTGGTGTCTGTAGAGCGCATGCTGTGGGCCGGCCAGGCCTCCATCGTGACTGCACAGACCACCGAGGGTGAGATCGGCGTGCTGCCCGATCACGAGCCTCTTCTCGGCCAATTGGTTGAGAACGGTGTCGTGACCATCCAGCCGATCGACGGCGAAAAGCTTATCGCCGGCGTTTCGGATGGATTCCTCTCCGTATCTAAGGAAAAGGTGACGATCCTCGCGGACTTCGCCGTCTGGGCGAATGAGGTTGATACCGCATCCGCCGAGGCTGACCTTAATTCGGACGACGAGCTGGCCAAGGCACACGCCGAGGCTGGGCTGCGCGCGGTCCGCCGCAGCAGCGAAGGTCTCTAA
- a CDS encoding ABC transporter substrate-binding protein produces the protein MKFKKIALVLAFGLGLASCSSASGDPATNADGSIDLSKVTLNIGDQIAGTEQVLQASGELDDVPYKIEWSSFTSGPPQIEALNAGQIDFAITGNTPPIIGGPTNTKVVSAYNNDALGDVILVAPDSSITSVADLAGKKVAVARGSSAHGHLIQQLEKAGVSVDDVEINLLQPSDAKAAFQNGQVDAWAVWDPYSSQAELEGAQVLVRGAGLVSGHGFGVASDEALDDPAKEAALADFLDRVADSYEWAEDNTDEWATIFSQESGFDPEASQLNTRSLRHQVPLDESVNTYQNALIDAFVSAGLVEDFNFEDTVDTRFEG, from the coding sequence ATGAAATTTAAGAAAATCGCCCTCGTTCTCGCCTTCGGTCTAGGCCTTGCATCCTGCTCATCAGCTTCTGGCGATCCCGCCACCAACGCCGATGGATCCATCGATCTGAGCAAAGTAACCCTTAACATCGGTGATCAAATCGCCGGAACAGAACAAGTGCTCCAAGCTTCAGGGGAGCTAGATGATGTCCCTTATAAAATCGAATGGTCATCATTTACCTCTGGACCACCCCAAATCGAAGCATTAAACGCAGGTCAAATTGATTTCGCGATCACCGGAAACACCCCACCGATCATCGGCGGCCCCACCAACACCAAAGTGGTCTCCGCCTACAACAACGATGCTTTAGGTGATGTCATCTTGGTCGCCCCGGATTCTTCAATAACCTCGGTGGCTGACCTTGCTGGAAAGAAAGTGGCTGTCGCCCGCGGATCCAGCGCCCACGGACACCTCATCCAACAACTAGAAAAAGCAGGCGTGAGCGTTGACGACGTAGAAATCAACCTCCTCCAACCCTCCGACGCCAAAGCCGCTTTCCAAAACGGCCAGGTAGATGCGTGGGCAGTGTGGGATCCCTACAGCTCACAGGCGGAACTGGAAGGAGCTCAAGTTTTGGTCAGGGGAGCGGGACTGGTCAGTGGGCATGGATTTGGTGTCGCAAGTGATGAAGCGCTCGATGACCCCGCAAAGGAAGCCGCCTTGGCAGATTTCCTCGATCGCGTGGCCGACTCTTATGAATGGGCTGAAGACAACACCGATGAATGGGCGACGATTTTCAGCCAAGAATCCGGCTTTGATCCGGAGGCCTCTCAACTGAACACCCGCAGCCTGCGCCATCAGGTGCCGCTCGACGAGTCCGTCAACACCTATCAGAACGCGCTTATCGACGCTTTCGTCTCCGCGGGTCTCGTTGAGGACTTTAATTTCGAGGACACCGTAGACACCCGATTTGAGGGCTAA